The region GGGGCACGGACTGTGAAGCACTTCCAGATGGAAAATTTGTATAAGTGGAAAGCAGAGATTTCTCTTAGGCTTTAGCTGAATTCTAGAGGGGTCTTGGAGTACAGCTGGAAAGGGGAATGCACCAGGCGGCCGCGCTTTTCCGTTTCAACATGACACCCTCAGCTGTAGTTTGCTGTGAACCTCTGAGCAGGTTCTGTGTGTGGTGCTCATACAGCAACATCTGTAAACCCGGCCTTTGGAGCAGGCTTAGGAGACTCACTCTTGCCTTCCTGGACCTTAAGATTCAATACAGCAttatgaaagaatgaaaatccTGTAACCTGTTATTACATGTGTGtatttgttctccttttcctttccctttgttttaGGAGTACGGCCAACAGCCAAAAACTCAGGAAGGGGAGCTGAAAATCAGTGCTGTATTTTCAGTCAGTGGCAGTCCTCTTGGTAAGGAATAGGCAAGACTAACTTTGTTTAAACGTGTAAATTATATCACCTTTGCAAATAGGCTTGCaggttattttgcattttgtttgctaTGTCTGACCCTGGTAGAAAAAAAGAGCTAATTTGTTTTACAGACAAAAATTCAGAGattgaaaaatactgtatttttcaggCAAAGGAAAATTGAATGTGAAAGGGATGTTAAAAGTGCATTCTCAGTCTTACGAGTAGTAGAAACAATCTGCTACGcagaaaaccagcacagggCATGTATTTATGGAGAGTTCATCTGCTACTTAATTCCCTCTTAGACCCTGACAACCCAAATGAAGTCATAAGCTTTGTGCTTGCCCCCTGCACAGAAGCAAATTATGTGTAATACATATATTACAGTTACTCTATGTTTtctctgtggtttgtttttttttagctcCACAGCTGTCATCAGGTTTCCAGCCTGCTGTGGCATCCTCTGGCATGAGTAAAATGCTTCCTTCAGTTCCAACCACAGCTGTTCGGGTTTCCTGTTCTGGCTGtaaaaaaatcctgcagaagGGGCAAACTGCATACCAGAGGAAAGGCTCTACCCAGCTCTTCTGCTCCACACTGTGCCTCACTGGATACACTGTTCCAGCTTCTCGCCCACCAGCTTCTACCAAGAAAACCTGCTCAAGCTGCTCAAAGTAGGacagtgttttaatttgttctggTAATAATTGATGTTCAAGCAGATAACGAAAGGCTGTAATTCTTTTTATGTAACACGCTGTTTCTGTGGCGCCCGCTTCTGTTACCCTTCTCTTCAAAAAAATTGTGGCCAATCCTGTTATTTGTTAATTGGTCTGTCCGCTTTCAGTTCCATTTCATTAATTGGATTTTACGTACACATAGATTTAAAAGCCTCTGTTGTGAAGTGTGtaccttgtcttttttttaatttaaatcagcCgtattaaaaactgtatttcaaaaagTAGTACACCTTCctgccatttaaaaatgttgcaCTCTCAAAACCACAAGCAAGAgtgcattttcaaaaaatattttatgtattttttcttcttgatgaAAATAGATTTACTGAATCCcctaaaattaaataaaacatgggtaaattaatatatttgagGCACGATGTTTCCTTGTattctaaaaaaaatccaaacgaacaaacaaaaaccaccaactTTCCAGTCTGGCTCCATTCTGTGAGCTTAGATGTCCCTAGGTTTTAGCTCTCCAAAAtacattgctgctgctgttatttgACGGTGGCTAAACCTTTGTTAGATATAGAGAGATTAAATTTATTAAGGATTGAGTTTTTCAGGCAGTTGGGGTTTTGGCACCTAAATCAGTTACTTTCTACCTAAGGCTAGAGTGGAAAGGTGAGGTTTGCTTTTGTGAGCCTTCTTGGAAAGGACTCTTTGGAAAAGATCTACATTTTCCACGGTCCTGTTGGAAACACAGGCCTGAATCTTCAGctctaaaaacattttaattactgattttaattatttttttcatttgtattattttttccaaattagcAAAAGAGACCTAGCTCTTTAAGCTGTCATTTTACTATAGCATGACTTGAGGCAGATAAATAACACTGTGGACTGGTTGTGCTATGGTCTGTTTATAGAAGAGAATTAtttatatgtattatttttagttACGAAAGTTACTTTGCAGAAGGAATGCTGCTTTGTTCATCATTTCTTCCACAACAAATTTATTACTCTCAGTTTTACAAGGTCAGCTGAACTTACACTTGAGACTTCAATTATTCTTTCCACTTGCTGTCTTCAGTGTGAAAAGGCTTGCAATGAAGTTCAGCAGTCTTGGctgtaatttgtatttattctgtTGAAAAATGGCTTAACTCTGGCAGGACAAGTGAGCAGGAGGCATCCTTCCAACcaagaaaattatataaatcTTTCCTCCTAGTTTTTTGACTTCAGGGCTTTGAAACTTTTCTGTGAATGACTGTTTCAGAAGAGAGAGGGTATTAGGAGAAAGTTCAGTTTGTTAAATCCAGcaacaaattaacaaaactgTAGATGGGAGATGAGAGGTGGAAAGTTACAATTCTGGTCAGACGGTTTGAACTGGACAGTGATTAGAAGTTGTGgccttttgttttccctttttttccctacctcATTATGACTggtattttctttgttaaatgGAGTTATTCAACATATCCtgctttctaaatttttttttagtaaagacTGTGCAAAACAGTTGTCTTTTCCCCGTTCCTTTTGAAAAGATGTAATGATACAGCTTGATGTATTCTTAGGCCGCTCCAAAGTCCAGGTACAAAATGTTTCATGAAATATCTACTTAGAATTGTACTTCTTCGCTATTTTCctaataggaaaagaaaaataaagtcaggTACTTAGAtcagcaagaagaaaagctttaaattaaatgaatcCACCCTCTCCTAGAGGATGTTTAgtctgcagagaaagaaaggcCAGCAAGTTGACATGAAACCAACATGAATTCTTTatctctgtatttgtttttctttttttccatagagACATTCTAAATCCAAAGGATGTAATCACTGCCCAGTTTGACAACACAAGCACCACTAAGGATTTCTGCAGCCAGTCGTGTCTTTCTACATACgaacagaaaaggaagcctGTTGTTACTATTCATACTACCAGCATTTCAACCAACTGCAGCATGTGCCAGAAGAACGCAGTGGTAATTGCaaacttctttttcatttgaattcCCTTTAGATTGGGACAACTTGCTGTCTCAGAGGTgaacatacatattttttctattcttgttatatattctttcttttcttccagattAGACACGAAGTGAACTACCAGAACGTCGTACACAAGCTCTGCAGCGATGCCTGCTTCTCCAAGTTCCGCTCAGCTAACAACCTGACCATGAACTGCTGCGAGAATTGCGGAGGGTACTGCTACAGTGGCTCTGGCCAATGTCACGTCCTTCAAATAGAGGGACAGTCAAAAAAGTTCTGCAGTTCAACATGTGTGACAGCATACAAGCAGGTATATTTtgacagaatattaaaaatatggcTTTGATTAGATTTTGGGTGTTTTAAGAAACACCCAATTTATTAGTAGGTTATTTCAGTTACTGCCTTAGTCTAAGAAAACTCCTTTTGCCATTTGCTGCTTAGTCTTTGCCCAGACACgtagaatcagagaatcacagaatggtttgggttgggagggacctttaagggccatccagtccaaccccccgcagtgagcagggacatcttcaactagaccgggttgctcagagccccgtccaacctgaccttggatgcttccagggatggggcctccacagcctctctgggcaaaaGCATTCCAGCAAAAGCAAGCAGGTTGCTCTGTTTCCTTTACCACTGAACCGGCTACCAGAGCGTTCCAGTGTGAGAGAAGACGCAATGGGACCGCTTGGCAGCAGTGCGCTGTGACCTTTTTCAGCCTTTGCTCCCTGTCTGAGTATTGACTATTAAATTGTAGCATTTGAATTAAGTGGAGAGGGACAGTAATAATTAgttgataatttttattttaatttaaaaacttgtaatattttaattattataatgaAACCTCTTAAAGAGCTGAGCAGTTGAGAGAACCTTAATTTATTATAATAGCTCCATTATTTTTGACTGActtattttaatgcaattacttcaggaaaaattgcCCTCTGATAAGACAGTGTAACTTCATTTTGTGACTTCGCTCTGCTGCCCCATTATTCAGGCCACTTAGGCCAAAAAGGCCCTAATGAATTAAAACGAAAACATAAAAAATCTGGTAAAACTATTTCATCCAGAAAATTACCTACAACATTAGTTGTCCTCTGAAACAAAtctggaaattaaattaaataagctggaaaagagagggttttccctctgcttttgcaTCTCACATCAAAACCTCATATATGTTAGTCTTCCTGAAAACACAGTATGTTGAAATCTTATGAGTcttatctatttttaattggtttttttaaatagcattcaACTCGATTGTCAGATGCATTCTGATAGTTTCTGGGGTTTTGCAGGTGAGAGAGGAACCTCCTCCTCTCTGTCTTCTCATCTGTGAAATGGGAATATTGCTGTTAAATAAATCTGTGAAATGGGAGTATTGCTTACGTACATAGCTGATGTATGAAAAATCGTAAGCAAAGCATTGCTTCTCAGCAAAAATGTTGAAGTGGTCTGATACGAGGTGCTTGGCACGCGCTATTAAACACATGGTGGTATTTGCCCTTGGAGGCCTTCGCCCTGGCAGCCTCGGCACTCTTGAAAGCGGCCTGCAAAGTAGGGCTTACCCTAATGGGAGACAGCCCAAGTCTCGGGTGGCCAAAGTGTGAAAATAGCAAGCATACAGGATAACTCAGGTAAGTATATCTGCATCATAAATAATTCAGCTGTAAAATAAGTGCTGTTTCACTGGCAGTCActcttatttgcattttatatgtTAGCGATTAATTTCCAGGTCAGTAAAAATACTGAGTTCTGAATGAATGACAGATTTCCCTGTTTCCACAGAAGTCAGCTAAAATTACACCTTGCACACTGTGTAAATCTTTGAGATCTTCAGCCGAGATGGTAGAGAGCACAAATAACTTGGGAAAAACGGAACTGTTTTGCTCTGTTAACTGCTTGTCAGCGTATAGAGTGAAAATGGTTACTTCTGCAGGTAACTTTATCCTTTTACGTCTTTAGAAGCATAATTACCTGTAGCTCATATGCAAACTTAATTTGTCTTGAAAGTTAAggccagttttattttttgagggggtggaaagtggctttttttttttttaaagggaggtGCTGAGATGGGAACATAAGGACTTTCTACCATAGATAAACCTAACAGCGACAGTACAGCCATTTCAGCTTTGATTTAGAGAACTTAAACATGATAATAAACCTTAatctattttctgcttttgtgagAGCAGCTGGTGGGTTTCCCAGCTAGACAAATCCACTTCTGTGGACATGTGCCATACCACTGCTGTGACTATTCTGCCCCTTGTTCTCCAGGGTGATGAGCTCAGTTACCTCTGCCTGACGTTGCACCGAGCTAGGCAAACATATTCTCAGCtatttttcttgtgaaatagaaaaatgcTTACTGACATCCTAGGGATACTGGGAGATTAATTAAAGGATCTGGCaagcaacaggcactgcagctgcagtGTCTGCTTCTGAATCTGTAGAAACTTCGTCTTGGGCTTCTGTGTGTACCTTGGCTTGTCATTCAGATTTTGTGTTTTTGTATGCACAGTGCAAAATTATCTGCAATACAACTTGACGTTGCATAAAtcactttctcttctctgtttcaCCCTCAGGTGTTCAAGTTCAGTGCAACAGCTGTAAAACTTCAGCAAACCCTCAGTATCACTTGGCTATGTCAGATGGGAGCATACGCAATTTTTGCAGCTACAGTTGTGTAGTAGCTTTTCAGGTGTGACATCTAGGATTTCTTCTTAGCCGAATTAACAGAATAATAAATTGATGATGTAAATATCTGGGATGTCGGGTTAAATAAGTAATATTGTAAAATACAGACTGTTCCTCGATTTGCTTCCCTGCAGAATTTGTTCAACAAGCCTGCAGGAATGAACTCCTCCGTGGTACCTCTGTCGCAAGGTCAAGTCATTGTAAGCATTCCATCGGGGGCAACAGTATCGGCAGGTGGCACCAGCTCGACTGTGTCCCCCAGCAACACGAGcagttcagctgcagctggtcTACAGAGGCTGGCTGCCCAGTCCCAGCAAGTCACTTTTGCCCGTCCTGTTGTAAAACTCAAGTGTCAGCACTGTAACAGATTGTTTGCAACCAAACCAGAACTGCTTGACTACAAGGTAATAAAGATTAGGGCTTTTCAAGCTCATATTTGTCACCAGAAACTCGAGAATTAGTAGTTTATATGCAGTGGTCTGTCAGTACTGCTCTGTTGCTTACTATGACCTGCTGGGGAGGAATTTGGAACTGATTGTGGTATCATTTAACCATTATCAAAATTAATACTGATACTAGTTCTTTGATCTTAAAAGCAACGAAAAAGAAACTCCAAAAAACCCGAAGCCCTGAGATTGCCTGGCTAGATAAGCACGTTCCTGATTTTTGGTCCCAGAGACAATCCTTTTAATTCCAGGACAAACCACACTGGTGAGGGCTTTCTGCAGAGAATTGTGCTTTCTTTGTTCTGAAGCTAAATGGCAGGACTGATTCGCTAGTGctgtctggttttggttttgaagggCATAAATACACTTCTGAGTTTTTATTaacaattaaaatgtattatctGGGATGTGAAACACTGAAACCAAAACGTTCTGGCTATTATGCAGGGTAAAATGTTCCAGTTTTGTGGGAAGTCCTGCTGTGATGAATATAAGAAGAGGAGCGGTGTAATGGCAATGTGTGAATACTGCAGAATTGAGAAAATTATCAAGGAGACAGTGCGATTCTCAGGCATAGATAAGCCGTTCTGTAGTGAAGGTAAGAAAGGGCAAGACTGTGTCTCAGATAAATCAAGTCAGAAGTGTTTTGCCTTAAAATTAGTGGTGATGCTTACAGAAACCGTATCAATTTAGGTTAGGAGACTGTTTTTTTAGGTTTAGAAACACAGAACTTTGTTCACACTTTACATTTTAATGGTATGTTTCAATAAATTATTACAAACATAACAAAACATAAGAACTAGAAGTGGCAAGCAAGTGTCATTTTGATATTGAAggatgcttttgttttctcgctattttttcttcttctaggtTGTAAACTGCTCTATAAACATGACTTGGCTAAGCGCTGGGGAAACCACTGTAAAATGTGCAGTTACTGTTTACAGTCTTCCCCCAAACTGGTCCAGAATCACTTTGGGGGGAAGATGGAGGAATTTTGCTCAGAGGAGTGCATGTCTAAATTCACAGTTTTGTTTTACCAGGTAAGCAATATTCTCACGTAACAGCCTCTAGACTATAAACATGCTAGCAAAAGAGTCTTTGTACATTAGGAGCTGTGTGAACTACCCGTTCTACGCAGCTGACTTCTGTGTCCCTGGGATGTATTACATCTGTGTGAGAGATGAGTAAATCCTTCTTAACCTCTGACTACCAGTTTTTTATACAGAGATAACCTAATTCCGTGTCTGTCTTCCTACAACCTGTATGTTCTGCTTTGTGTTACGCTGCAAAAATGATGCATTCTTACAGATCTCTTTACACTGTATTTGCTGAGCAGGGTGCAGAGAGGTTTTAACACACCTACTCTTTGTTGCTGTTAACAAGTGTGTTTGATTTCTCCCTCACTCTGTTTTCCTAGATGGCAAAGTGTGATGGTTGTAAGAGGCAAGGTAAACTCAGTGAGTCCATGAAATGGCAAGGGGAGATCAAGCATTTTTGCAATCTGCTTTGTATTCTGTTGTTCTGTAATCAGCAAAGTGTTTCTGACCCTCCGCCCCCAAACAACACAGGTAAAACCGGCTGGGAGTAGTATTGCCTTTTGGAGTGAACGGTGGTGATATGAATGTTTATTTGGGAACTTGATTCAGTGAACTTTTTGAGATCCATCCTTTACTGGGGGGCTTGCCCACTGCCATCAAATGGGCTCAGTTTTAGATTTCTCCCTTACTTCAGACAATTCCAAACTTCTGCAGGTATGAAATGAGGTTGCTTCATATACCAAACCGAGATTGTGATTTTAAAGATGAAACAAAAGCACTTAACTTTTCAGTCACTTTCATAGAACAAGAGCCCTTTTTAGTGGGGTAAAATGTACTGATTTCTACTGAAGACATGTTAAATACCTTGCTTGTCTCCTGTCCTTGATAAGACATAGCCAGATACAGTAGGATGTTAATgttcatttaacaaaaaaagatcAAGTGGTGAAATTAGTAGACTTAATGGTTGTAAATACAGACTTCCATATATGAACTTAAAATAGCCAGTTCTGTGTAGTCTGTAGGCATATGAAGAGTTACTGTTTCTATGTCATTAAGTGTTGATTAAGCTTAAAGTATCAGTGCCAAGATTAATGTAGTTGTTTCCTCGCTCGTTATTTTAGCAGATGGAATGGGAAGGAGGGTGGGAATGAAGCCCACAGGGCTAGGAGCTGTGAGTTTCTGTagggaaggaaatgcaaagggGAGAAAGGCCCACACAAACAGGAAGAGGAAGCGAAACAAGGGGCAGAAATAGCACTGATCCTAAAGAGGGGCATAATCTCCCACTGAATGGTGGTGGTGCAACAGTAAGTACCCAACAAGCAATAAAGAATATTGACTGAAAGTCCATAGTAGGCACCAGGCCGTATTCAACTCTTCAACTTCGTGCACATCTGCTGTTTACATTGGTGGGACCTGTTTTCCCTGATGAAGAGTAATATATAAGTAACTTTATACTTTCAGGCCATAATTATACCATGCAATACTCCTGGCCTTGTCAGTACGTTTGGCTGGTAGTAAGGATAGCAAAATGTTTGGTGGGCCTGCTTCTCCAGAAGGGTGCTTGCAACCCCAGCTGAGGCGAGTGTGCATTGCCTTTGCAAACTGGTCTCCAGGCATCTCTCTGGACTGGGGGCTGCCAGGGTAACGGAGTGCCTCAGAACAGTATTTTTTGATTAAATGTGATAATTCACGGTAATGTGGTAACGAATGGTGCTCTCAAATGGAAGGAACGTAAGAATTCCTCTAACTGTGAGAGCCTCGTAAAATTCACCTCACCATTATTTGTCAGGATCTTAACTGTCTCCTCCTATACTAATCTGTTCAGTACCGAGCACGGTGAGGCATCCAGTCCTCTCGTCTCCTGAGTGCTGCTGTAATACACTTTCTATTACAAAGAGAAAGCTGCTTTCCTACTGTGGTGagcttctgaaatgtttcagcTACTGGAAAACAGCTTAAGCTTGCCTGTGGAACCAGCTCCTATTTAAACTGAAACACTGCAGTTTGACACCTACATTCCCTTCTCATACAGCAggctttttcatttgcagataAATCTGGAGGGTGGgtgttgtttcagaaatgctgttttataaattattgcttattttagttttcttctgttcactCTGTCCAGCAAACCTTTCCATGGCACCAGCTTCCTCATCAGGCCCTCCTTCTTTGAGAAAGGACTCAACCCCTGTCATAGCAAATGTGGTGTCCCTTGCAAGCAcccctgctgcccagcccacGGTTAACTCCAACAATGTTTTACAGGGTAAGACTGCTGAATATGATGCCCGTATTTTTAAACCTCTGTTCCCGAACGTTTATATTTGTTCAGGGATCTGAGGACAACAGCCATTTCTTCATTATGCTTCACATCAGTGCAGATGGGTACAGTTTTGTCCTTCCTTTACTTAGCTATAAATAATGACTTAAATTTATGTATATACACCAGGGAATGATATTTAATAGGAGTTATTTTTCTTGACCTTGGCAGAATATGGGTTATGGTCCTTGATGATAAGTACACAGACTATTcttgtatgtttttttcttcacaggtgCAGTCCCTACTGTGACAGCAAAAATAATAGGAGATGTAAGTTTTACGAGAGACTCTTTTTCTCACTTTCGCCCAGATTGTATCAATAACAAGTAAAGTATCCAAGAATTTTGCACCGTCATTTTGTAACTGCTTTTCCTGATTGTGATTGTGATTTAAAATCCATCCAGCttgcagatatatttttttgttttaatggatAGAACTTGTTTGGTATAAAAGTCTTTTTGTGTCCACTGACAGATTGGTTAGATGTTTTAAGACAGAGCTTGTCAAATTGTAGCTCTTGAGATGGCTGTAGTTCTCAAGCAATTCATGTGTGGCTTCTGTACTTGGGGCTACCTTTTGTGGCCAGAAGTGGGACTTGATGTTGAAAGGGCTagcaggggaggaaggggacCAGTGTGGGCGGCTGGGGCTGACATGACCACGCTCTTGCAGCTTAGctttccttccccactccctAGTAGTGTGGTAACAGAGCTGTGGGGAACCATTGTCACCGCTTATCCGTGAATAACTCCTAGAGTTCCTATTCTTGGGCTCTTTGAGGTATGTGGTATGCATCTTGCAACGCTCTTAAAATACGAAGATTTTATTATGCAGCTCTTAGGTTCTGGAAGACTGACAGCATTACTTTTAGCTGAAGTGTCTTTTATGGATTAGAGTATGAATTTTCCCTAATGAAACAGATCCTGTTATTTGAATGCATGACTGAAAATTACAGTTAGCAGGACATGAAATTAATACAAGCACGACTAGTCAGTCTGGGTGTAATCAGGAAGTGATGCTACTACTGCCAGCGTTTGTGgtcattttttacttttatttcttttcaggggTTTCACATCAGTTTACTAAGCTTTTTGGGTATCTCTATCAGCCAGACTTCTAGTCATCACAAGTATATTAACCTAACTCCCCTTTATATCTTTGCTATCACTAAGGTTCCAAGGTCAAAAGTTTGTAGAGGTTCTTTGACTTCAGAGACAAAACATTCTTGCAGATTTGTTCACTGTACTGTTAAGAACCAAAAAAAAGCCTATtgtttgattaaaataaattgaggTGAAGACTGGAAAGCACCAAATACATTAGCAAGCTGTTTTTGCAGTACTTTTTAAATGATCGTCTTTATCAGCAAGGAGAGATTTAAATTGTTCAACCTCCCATAGTAGAGAACAAATACTGATCTTATGATATTCTTCGAACCAATACTGACTCTGCTCTCATGTACTTTTCCAACCAGGCTAGTACTCAGACAGATGCCCTAAAGCTGCCACCATCGCAACCGCCGaggcttctgaaaaacaaagcattatTGTGCAAGCCAATCACACAGACTAAGGCCACCTCGTGCAAACctcacacacaaaacaaagaatGCCAGACAGGTATGTATCTAATCTCCTACCCATTTTATAGAAGTCTGTATTGCAGTTGAGAGAGCAATGCATgatttctgcagcagaggatattttttaatttattttgaaaccaTAAATAGTTTCCAGATTGTCGTATGGTATTTTCCAAGTAGCAGTTTGCTTTACAGATGTAAAACATTTGCTGTTCTTTGAGGATTTCAAACTTCGTGTGTGATGAATCTTGAGATTTGCTTTAACTCATCTTTAGCATTCTGTGATTGTCTTAACTGTGGAAAATGAAGTGCGATGGTTAAGTGACATGCAAAAGGCTACAGAGGGAACTTGTTTTCCTCAGGACAGAATTTATGAGTTCCTAGCTCTCAGCACAAGGCCCAAGAGCAGACTCATTTGCCTAAAGGCATGATTTCTCAAAGATTGTTTCAACTCTCACTTTCCTTTAATTACTAGATCCAGATACTAAGAACCTCTGAAAATTAAGTCCCTATTTCTAAGATCATTTCATTGATTCATACTTGCTCTAAGCTCCCTCTGTGGGCTGGAGGAAACAAACACCTTCAAAGGCTATTACACAGTCCAGACTGTCATCGAGGAAtggttttttcttcactgttacCGTAGAAGGAGGGTATCCACTGTTGATGTAAAGCTCTCAATGAGGAAGATCCAGTTAAGCGGGAAGTTTGTAGTTAGTTTTCTAATGGTACCTTCTTATGGTCTTGTAGTTACTTGTGAGATAATTGCAGTAACACACCATTTACCTGGATGCATTTAGTACTTATTTCCACTCTTCCCTTCCAGCATTCATGTTTATGGTCACAGTGCTGTTTATTTCCAAACTGTAGTATTAATACTTGTTCCAACAATGCTGAAGTGAATGACGACTGAACCAAGGCGTGGTACTGTGCACACTCGGGTTACAAGCAGAAGTCCGAACCATTATCATGGACACTCTGGCATGTATTGGATGGCCATTATGGTtaaactatttttgttttgttctatttttgATATAACAGAAGAAGTTGTTCAACCCCAGATGATAGTGGTACCTGTTCCTGTACCAGTGTTTGTGCCAGTACCCCTTCACCTCTACACtcagtacacaccagttccaCTTGGGATGCCAATACCTGTAAGTTATACTTCAGTTCACTAGAGAACTCGTTCACAGTCTTGCTTCTGAACAGAGCAGTGTCATTGGGTTCTGTGACTAGTCATGCAAGAGCTATTTGGAGTCCTTGAAGCCATCTCTTTCCTTAGTGCATCATGTTTGGTTAAGCGTTATCACACAGAACCACCAACTTGTAGAGTTAttgcagaaatgaaacaaattgtCCAGtctggaattattttaaaattaaatttagtaCTCCTAAAATATACGTAATGTTAAATGAGAGGAATCTCCCCTGTGTATTTGCTGTTTCCCTTCACCCCTAAACAAGCTCTAATATTTTCCATGTGTTCCATAGGTACCAGTTCCCATGCTCTTACCAGCTACCCAGGATAATGCTGAGAAGACCATTGAAACTATTCAGGATATCAAGGAAAAGATTCCCACAAATCCATTTGAAGCTGATCTCCTTCAGATGGCAGAAATTATTGCAGAagatgaggagaaagaaaaaacacactcaCATGGTGGTATGTGCTGTTTTTAGAAGGGAAACTAAATGCAGTGAGATGGAGGTCctcaaatcacagaaaataggTAGAGAAATAAATGCAGGGCCTATACTGGCTGCTCCCAAGTATGCATGGCATGTTAAATGGTCCTCTTGTCTTACCAACGTTTATTTTCCACAAAGAAAGTGTTCATGCACGTGAAGTGCCAACCTAGGCAGGGCTATAATGCTTATG is a window of Phalacrocorax aristotelis chromosome 20, bGulAri2.1, whole genome shotgun sequence DNA encoding:
- the LOC142066874 gene encoding zinc finger MYM-type protein 4-like isoform X4, with amino-acid sequence MAEAKEEGPGPRARFEDKSDAVFDITEKCGEILDAEMSEDTDHNLTPALDSISYGIQNRTGSENSLLDDDDDDYFLNSGDLAGIPVVGSDNEDDQNFTPKDTLSSAIHDEDHLEEGKRVTEHELDNEKEIQIQNAIQKDLTSPFEQGPVFKSIRKDFSITRDNGKETFSAKDKNREGHFQEREKRLEKIPKDMVSRLKSSFLDKAVHNQVEETLRTQLAPQTPETNFREYGQQPKTQEGELKISAVFSVSGSPLAPQLSSGFQPAVASSGMSKMLPSVPTTAVRVSCSGCKKILQKGQTAYQRKGSTQLFCSTLCLTGYTVPASRPPASTKKTCSSCSKDILNPKDVITAQFDNTSTTKDFCSQSCLSTYEQKRKPVVTIHTTSISTNCSMCQKNAVIRHEVNYQNVVHKLCSDACFSKFRSANNLTMNCCENCGGYCYSGSGQCHVLQIEGQSKKFCSSTCVTAYKQKSAKITPCTLCKSLRSSAEMVESTNNLGKTELFCSVNCLSAYRVKMVTSAGVQVQCNSCKTSANPQYHLAMSDGSIRNFCSYSCVVAFQNLFNKPAGMNSSVVPLSQGQVIVSIPSGATVSAGGTSSTVSPSNTSSSAAAGLQRLAAQSQQVTFARPVVKLKCQHCNRLFATKPELLDYKGKMFQFCGKSCCDEYKKRSGVMAMCEYCRIEKIIKETVRFSGIDKPFCSEGCKLLYKHDLAKRWGNHCKMCSYCLQSSPKLVQNHFGGKMEEFCSEECMSKFTVLFYQMAKCDGCKRQGKLSESMKWQGEIKHFCNLLCILLFCNQQSVSDPPPPNNTANLSMAPASSSGPPSLRKDSTPVIANVVSLASTPAAQPTVNSNNVLQGAVPTVTAKIIGDASTQTDALKLPPSQPPRLLKNKALLCKPITQTKATSCKPHTQNKECQTEEVVQPQMIVVPVPVPVFVPVPLHLYTQYTPVPLGMPIPVPVPMLLPATQDNAEKTIETIQDIKEKIPTNPFEADLLQMAEIIAEDEEKEKTHSHGGSQTSEHELFLDPKIFEKDQGSTYSGDLESEAVSTPHSWEDELNHYALRSNALPEPDPELKQLSKGDVEQDLEADFPSDSFDPLSKGLGLHSRSRARRRHRDGFPQPKRRGRKKSVVSVEPRNLMQGSYPGCSVSGMTLKYMYGVNAWKNWVQWKNAQEEQGDLKFSVRPVKLKEDILSCTFAELSFGLCQFIQEVRRPNGEKYDPDSILYLCLGIQQYLFENGRIDNIFTEPYSRFMIELTKLLKIWEPTILPNGYMFSRIEEEHLWECKQLGAYSPIVLLNTLLFFNTKYFQLKNVSEHLKLSFAHVMRRTRTLKYNTKMTYLRFFPPFQKQEVESDKLSVGKRKRSEDEEIPTAVEMAENTDNPLRCPVRLYEFYLSKCSESVKQRSDVFYLQPERSCVPNSPMWYSTLPIDPGTLDIMLTRILMVREVHEELAKVKSEDSDIELSD